The Candidatus Flexicrinis proximus genomic interval GCGGGTTGACCGCAAGACCACCCGTGAAACCGATACTGGAGGCCGCCGCCGAAGCATCAACGCAGGTTCGTTAGCAGGACTTAGTCGGTACCCGCCATTGCTCTCTCAATAGCGCTTGGGAAGCGTCCTTCAAAGTCCAATACGCCCACCCATTCGGGTACAAGAATGATCCGTGTTGTTTGGGGAAACATCGAGCTCACCTGGTGTATCCAGCCGGCTCCAGCCTCGTCACCCAGGTATCTTTTAGCGGCCAGCGCGTATTCCGAGACAACGCCGTCCACGACTTCTACTCGCGCAGTACCGCGAATGTAAAGCACTCTCGATGGTTCGGCAGAGGTGATTGTCGCCGCAAGTTTTGAGCCACTCCTAATGGCTTTGAGCTTCGGAGCAG includes:
- a CDS encoding pyridoxamine 5'-phosphate oxidase family protein gives rise to the protein MTTKQGDIALLSDPVARELLQSRNLAQLGYVWSDGTPRVVPIWFQWNGHELVFGTFPSAPKLKAIRSGSKLAATITSAEPSRVLYIRGTARVEVVDGVVSEYALAAKRYLGDEAGAGWIHQVSSMFPQTTRIILVPEWVGVLDFEGRFPSAIERAMAGTD